Part of the Aquila chrysaetos chrysaetos chromosome Z, bAquChr1.4, whole genome shotgun sequence genome is shown below.
AAGGCTGTGTACCCATGCTATTGAATGGATTCACAGCATGAATGGCTTTTTCAGaggtcttctctttttttcatgataATCTGCCTGATTAATGATGCTACTTCTGGCTTGATACTTTCTATGGGCTCTTCAGGTCTCCAGAATTTTACAACTTTACCCTCAGGGCTGACAAGGTACTTCCAGAAATTCCATCGAGGCTCTTTCTTTGAAGAATCTGTAAGAATGGCATCAGATCATTTTAGTCACTTAGACTTGGAATTGTTTCATTACCCTGCAGTGATTCTTCAACTATTTATGTTGAAGTAGTCCCACCTTGTTCTTTGCTAGTAGTCTGGGCATGGATTTACTGCTTGGTGTTAATGATCTGAAAAGTGGGAAGTGAATGATGCTCTCCCCTTCTTGTGAAACTGTTTAAGAGTTCCTACTTTTACTACACTCTGCTTCCTATGGAGGAGGATATGAGGGCTGCATACTCATTTGGTGAATCCCCAGTTTTATGTCAGTTTAGGGGAAGTGAAATGGGAGCAGGAAGTCATACTGGTGATGGCTTAATTCAGCTCCTTTCATCCCATGAGGCAAAACCTTACAGGTACCTTTGCTATCATGAATACCTAGCAAGAAAATTTCTGAGATCAAGGGGCTATCAGGAACCTAAGTGGCTCCTAGAGGAGGGAGAGGTAGTTTCTTCACTCTGGCTTTGTCCTTGGAGAGTCTCAAGGTTTAGAGGAAAATCTCTTTCTGACAGAAGAACTAGAAGAAAACTCCTTATTTTCTAGTTAAAATGATGTGATAGAGAAGGGTTGTGTTCTAATTATCCTTTCTTTCATATATCAGTGTTTAATATGCGTCAAAGACCTGGCCAAAGCTCAGGAAAATTCAGAGAGGCTTTTCAAATTGGCTTTGGGTCTCTGAGGTCTTTGGGTCAACTGAAGAgagtttcattttgcttctgagAGTATGAGGCAGTAAGTGAGTAAATGCTTACTTTAACAGGAGTATTTGTACGAGTGGGTTTTGCAAGCTGGGCCCTAAAGGTCATAAGGCAAATTAATGCAAATCAGTGATTATATATAACTACAGTATATATAATCCAGACAATACAGTTTACATAAATGTAGACATTTGACTCTGCTAAAAAAGGAATCTTCTCATCTGCTTGTGTTTATGTAAAATATTCCAGTAATTTTACAACTCCCCATAGTTACATTTTTGTTCATAAGAAAAGTTGCTTTTCAACAAAAGTCACATAATTTGAAATGGGATTTGGCAGGTCAGAGTCTTTGCACTCAAGTTTATACATCCCCAAAATGGATGTTTCTAGCTGGGCTGGTCACAGTAGGCTGTTTTTATCATCAGTGAGAAGAAACTGATGCTTTCAGGGTGCAGCTCCTCTGACCATATTTTTGATATCCACACTGAAACAAGATGAAGTGTGTGCTgagtgcctgtttctctccataGACTATGAAGAATATGATGTTTCCTGACAAAGAGACTCAGACTGGAATTTAGGGAGAATACCATGGTTAAAGGCAGCTtgatatataaaagaaaacagttaccTATTAGAAATTTAAAGGCAGGCTCTGCTTCTGATCCTAGGATCTTGATTTTGTGGAAAACAGGGAAGGTTACTCCATAGTTTCCTTTGGCAAAAGATTCTATTTCCTGGCTTGAACTAGGCTCCGATTCTCCGAACTGGTTGCAGGGAAAAGCCAGCACAGTGAAGTGGGAGGGGCCAAATTCTCTGTGTAGTTCTTGCAGCGCGATGTagtttttgtctgtgtgttgGCAGTAACTGGCCACGTTTACAACCAAAGTTGccttcagagaaataaagttataatattaagaaaaaaaccctagagaTGGCATAGAGATTACAATTAGGTCTTAAAATGGCATCAGCTACTACCACAATCATTCCTTCTGGAAGGCTAAATTTAATCTGTCTGatcataattttattaaagagCTAAGTGATAGCAGCTTAAGATATTTACTTTCAGAcaacctgttttaaaaatccaatAAATGGATAAGCATCAACttacagttttgtttaaatacaagCATGTAAAAAAGCACGTATTTATGACAGGCACTGAACCCATATTTACTAGATCAGGTTCCAGAATTCAACACAGCATGCTACCACTCTTAACTAATATTAAAATGCACCAATTGTATTGTTAGGCTATATTGATTTATaataaagaatatgaaaaaacatttttcttgattCATTAGATCTAATACTTAATTCCTGGAGCAGGCCtagataaaataaatttctctccAGCTTACTGTTTGAAGAACAGGAATTTAGCACAAATCTCTGCTGAAAATTCCCATAACCAAACTTCTTTTTCACCTACAAATGGACAcctgtttttcagtaaagatTGAAAACAAAGACATAATGAAGTTGTAACTTACTTTCCCTCTGTACTTCTCCAAGGAAACGATCCTTCCTCGTGAATCCTTGACTTcgaaagaataaaaatctttgattttAGGTTTAAAAAATCTGAGTTGCAGCAGGCAGAGAATGACGGTACACAAAACCATTGACAAAAAGACGACAAAGACCCTGGCTTTGGGCACTGAATATTTCAGAGGATAAGTAGTTGTGAGAGGCTCCATTTTCGAAATCTTTGGAGAGGAGCCTGGGCAGGCCTGGAATGTGAAGGAGGAGCTGAAATATGAAACTCAGAGCTCCGGCTGGAAAGAACAAGCtgctcattttgtttctgttgcagaagTGGCTGTTTCATATCAGAGTGCCTCTGCTAGGCTTCAGAGCTTTTGGGTAGAGCACAGAAAtctctctggggaaaaaaaaaaaagaaatgcataaaaagtGTGTTCCCATCACCTAAGGATCTTGATTGCTCTGTTGAACTGACCTGTGTGCGATACTCCAGTATTTGTCTGCACACTGTCTTGAGAGCTGCTGGGGCCTCTTGTGTGTTTGTAGTGCACCTCTAGCACATCCTCCGCGTCCCTCAGCTGTCCCTGACAGAGTTGTTCAGCGGCAGGCATCTATGCTATCAGACAGACCTGAGAAGCAGTTTGGAGGCTGGCTGTTGAGGTGGAAGGCAGGCAGTATGGCTGAAACCACCCTGTTTATTTAAAGCCTCAGTCCAGCCTCTCATCAGCTGCTGGGGGATCACAGGCAGCTTTCTCTGTAAAACTGTTTTACAGTGCGTGAGGCGGAGGAAAAACTCCTTGTTGATAGGCTGCCATAAAGAAGATAATAAAATGGGTTTttgtaagggggggggggctggtggtggAAAATGAGTTGGTTTTTCTATTGCTGCTGGCTAACTGGCAACTAGCTGTGCTGAGATGAGAAGATGGAAGGTCTGAATGAGAGAAGAATGAGTTAGCTGAGAATCTCAGGTATAAGCCAGGGAGCTCCAGTGGTGTTTTGCTGAGGCAATTGTGAAAGACACTCTGAACTTTAGAGCCACACAAGTCTGGTGTCTTATCTGTCTTCATTTtatggttttgtatttaaaaaatgtttgcctGTTGCTCTTGATTTCTGAAGGTACATCAACACATAGTGGTTAGAACTCAgttatggaaaaaacaaaattttctctgtctttcttcatGTCTTCCCTTGCTCagttcttccctctttctttctgtccattTGCtatttcctcccttcctctcagctttcaggattttgttttgtcctCCTCACATTTCTCTTCTTGGGTTTTTCTAAGCTATTACTTGTCTTTCAGCCTATGTTGCTTGCCAGCCTCTGctaactttcttttcctcccagtcCAAACCACTGTTGAAGAGGGATTTCTGTGTCAGTTATTCTTACCGCTCTGATTTTTTGCTGCCCTTAGAGGCTACATTTTAAAGGATGAAAATAGAATGAGACTTTCGGAAGGTGAAACCTGGAATCTGGGGGTCTGTTGCCTTTTCAGTGACTTTGATATCACCTCAACTATCCTTGATTTGTAGAGTATCACAGAATGTTCAACCATTTCTATAATCTCTAAATAGCTAAAATCCATGTTCATTTTGTTCAACAAGACTGTATAGAGAGTTTCACACAGTTCTACATAACAGATGCTTGGGAAATACTGTGACATTTCAGTGTTTGTATGGGTGTTTCCTGTGATCTGAGGATATGGGAGGCTTGTTGTCTGCCTGGCAGTGAGGCCTGTGAGCGTGGTGTTTCAGTGGTGGGGACAGAAAAGGCACAGACATCCATGCTGAAATGAACAAAGCTGAACTCAACAAGCAAGCACAGTTGACAATGCTGACTTTAAAAGCAAGTTTGAATGTGTTTGATTTCAGAAAATCCATGCAAGGTCCTGGTGTCTAAGTTATGTTTCAACAGCTTGCAATTTGCAGCtaatattatttcagaaaaaaaaaaaaacaccaaaacccacaagacttaatgtattataaatatttactgaagtACCTAGTAATTATCCAGAAGCCTATTATACTTGCTGTGCTTCCTTACTGTTGCTACTTTCACCTAAAACATTCCtttaaaactgtttgaaaaacaaaatcttgtgTTCAATATTATCCAGGCTCTTACATTTCAAATTTTGATACATtcttatgttttatgtttttctgacaaaaattgCTCTATCAATGAATTTGAAAGTCAGAAATGTAAATCTGTCATTTAAtctgtattaatattttatatatattatatattttatttagtatttgagatatattaaaaagtgttaagataacattaaaaataatcccaTGAGCAAGCCACAGTGGTGGTGAGAAGATTcagaaatcagaagagaaataagGTCTCCTTCAGGTGAAGATCAGAAAACCAGCCTGATTCCAGACAGCCAACGTGTGGGTTTTGCCCAAATGCCCATCTTTCGGGAAAGACCAGACCCATGAGCCTGTGCTAAATGTCTGAAGATGCCTTGGGTCTTTCAGAGGCCAGGGCTGTAGCCTAGTGCATGAGTGacacaaatctttttttttttttttttttctcccccccctcTGCCGCAGGCTTTCTGAGTGATAGTTGATTCAGGGGTACTTATCTGACCAGAAAcgtttgtttctttctgttccccCCATGCCCTTTCTCCACCCAGCCGACTGACTGCTGGAGCCCGCCTCAGCCCAACATCCATTTCCACGGCCTGTTGCCCTGAGGTGGGCTGAGCCCACGCGGCGTGGCAGAGGAAAACTTGAAACAGCGTGAAGGGACGGACTGATATTAAGCCATGACAATTGAGCCAATTGTCAATTAATTGACAATTAAGCCGATTTTGGTGTTTCGTCCCCTTTCACTTGTGCAGGTCCCAGACTCGGAAAGGACCACGTACTCCACGTTTAAGAGCTCCATTAGGAGGAAGCTGGCGGCCAAGGCTCCGGTGGCAAGCAGCCCTATTGTCACAAGATGGCAGCAGCTGCACGCGGGTGGCGGCGCAGTGGAGCCGCGCGGGGCCCGCTGCCTGACCGATCTCTGCGCCTCCGGcgggccccggcccctccgcgcACCGGGGAGGACTCCAGGTCAGGCGGGATGCAAAGGAGCACTTTCGCATTGAGGATGGCCTCATGCGGCGACTTCTGACAACCAGGAGCGGGGAATTAGTGTAAGGTGTGGGTTGgcgtcgccccccccccccggtcccaCCGTCAGGGGCTGAGGCTGTGGCAGCGtgcggcagcagcagcctgtgcagGCCTTCGCAGGCAGAGCCAGCTCGGGGCCAGCGTCCTCGCAGCAGGGGTACACTGCTGTCGTGAGAGGAGGGCTGCGCCCAAGGTTCCTGTTGCCCGTGCGCAGGCAGCCTAGGACAGCGGGTCATACAGACAGCTGACATCAAGCAGGGGcgaaaggaaagagagaaaagagagtcACATCCCTAGCCAAGCAATGCCTCTTACAGAccagtcttttttcctctgtgctgggGGCTGTACTGGACTGCGTTTAAGTTACGCTGGGCTGTAACAGTGCACAGGGTCTGTTGCTGCACCTTCATACCTGGAATTGTTAACAAAAACTGACAGGAGAGCAGAAGAATTCATACAGGCCTCTcgcctttccttccttctgcttctcctttgcCTTACACACAGCTAGCGCAGACCCGGCCATAACTGCAGAGCTTGGACCAGTCTGCATGCCTGGATGTGGTGTAGCGTGTGCTCACTGAAGGAGAAGCTTGCCCTGCGTTACTGTCTCTCCTCTAATGAGTAAGGCTTCAGGTATTGACACAGGGACCGCGGCCAAGGGACACTCACACTCAACTCACCTTAGGGAGAGACTTATCTGAGGGCCGTTCAGAGCACAGATCCGACTTTCAGTACTCTGACTTGGTCTGAAGAAGAACTGACTCTAGGGGAGGCTGTTTGTCAACAACAGAGGGAACTGACGAAAGGTTAAATGAGCCTTTGAACTCACCAACTCGTACTTCCAGCAGTGCTAGGGGACAGGGGGAAGGGTTTACCTGCTGCATGTACAAGAAAAGCTTCCTGGAACATCTCGGGAACCAAACACGGCTCACTTCTTGATTAATGGTTGAAATCTTTAGAGAGCAAATAAAAGATGCCGTTTAGTGTTCAGGATGTGTTCCTATGATGCCATGGGTGTTGGTCAGAAACTGCAATTCTATCTTCCGCTAAGCAGAATACCAAAGCTGTTCAATAATACATGCCCAGCCCTAGGAAACTCAGATTCTAAAACCAGGTGACATCTTCCCTACTTCAGTTTCTAGAACAGAAAGTCCTGCATGCTGTCTCTACTAGCAGTGGTGAAAGCCTGTATGTTGGTTCTGGGAAATTAGATACTGATTGCCTAATGGGGTAGGATCCTGTGTAACCAGTC
Proteins encoded:
- the GPX8 gene encoding probable glutathione peroxidase 8, yielding MEPLTTTYPLKYSVPKARVFVVFLSMVLCTVILCLLQLRFFKPKIKDFYSFEVKDSRGRIVSLEKYRGKATLVVNVASYCQHTDKNYIALQELHREFGPSHFTVLAFPCNQFGESEPSSSQEIESFAKGNYGVTFPVFHKIKILGSEAEPAFKFLIDSSKKEPRWNFWKYLVSPEGKVVKFWRPEEPIESIKPEVASLIRQIIMKKREDL